A region of Geothrix edaphica DNA encodes the following proteins:
- the bla gene encoding class A beta-lactamase: MTWTVLAAALLILPLQAAPPAAPVPPAAARLAALEARSGGRLGVAVLDTGSGRRLDHRGGERFPLCSTFKVLLAGAVLARVDGGRETLDRRVPYGQADLLEHAPVAKAHVAEGGLPVLDLCAAAVEASDNTAANLLLQTLGGPGAITTFARSLGDPVTRLDRTEPSLNTALPGDPRDTTTPTAMVDTLRALLLGPTLTPASRQRLEGWMAACTTGRDRLRAGLPADWTAGDKTGSGRRGTVNDVAILRPPHRAPILIAVYYTGSTAPMDARNAVLAEVGRIVVAAFKD, translated from the coding sequence ATGACCTGGACCGTGCTCGCGGCCGCTCTGTTGATCCTGCCTCTCCAGGCCGCGCCGCCGGCCGCGCCGGTTCCTCCCGCCGCCGCCCGTCTGGCGGCCCTGGAAGCCCGCTCCGGAGGCCGCCTCGGCGTGGCCGTGCTCGATACGGGCTCGGGCCGCCGCCTGGACCACCGGGGCGGCGAACGCTTCCCCCTGTGCAGCACCTTCAAGGTGCTGCTGGCGGGCGCCGTGCTCGCCCGGGTGGATGGGGGCAGGGAGACCCTGGACCGGCGCGTCCCCTACGGCCAGGCGGACCTGCTGGAGCACGCGCCGGTGGCCAAGGCGCACGTCGCTGAGGGGGGCCTCCCCGTGCTGGACCTCTGCGCTGCCGCCGTGGAGGCCAGCGACAACACCGCCGCCAACCTGCTGCTCCAGACCCTCGGCGGCCCCGGTGCCATCACCACCTTCGCACGCTCCCTGGGCGATCCCGTGACGCGCCTGGACCGCACGGAACCCTCGCTGAACACCGCCCTGCCCGGCGATCCCCGGGACACCACCACGCCCACCGCCATGGTGGACACCCTGCGGGCCCTGCTGCTGGGCCCGACCCTGACTCCCGCCTCGCGGCAGCGCCTCGAGGGCTGGATGGCGGCCTGTACCACGGGCCGGGACCGGCTCCGGGCGGGCCTGCCGGCGGATTGGACCGCCGGGGACAAGACCGGTTCGGGGAGGCGCGGCACCGTGAACGATGTGGCCATCCTGCGCCCGCCCCACCGGGCGCCCATCCTCATCGCGGTCTACTACACCGGCTCCACCGCTCCGATGGACGCCCGCAACGCGGTGCTGGCCGAGGTGGGGCGCATCGTGGTGGCTGCCTTCAAGGACTGA